The sequence below is a genomic window from Bombus fervidus isolate BK054 chromosome 2, iyBomFerv1, whole genome shotgun sequence.
CTGATGCTCAACTACACGTACTTAATTACATACGTTTGCAACTGTATTGTCAATCATAACTGATTCCATAATGTAGATTCattaatcgaagaaaatataaatatagacaAGTTTGCATACTATTTAACGAAGTACAGACATTCTGATTGCGTAAAAATCGGTATGTGTTATTCTTAATCTCGTGCAATGTAACAGCATGAGAAATTCTCGGCGTATCGTAATGAACGTTCGAATGATCGTTAACGACAAGAAATCATTTACTAATTACGATAATCGACGTTGTTACGCAATCGACAATCACTGATACTTCGACTGGGAAACATTTCTGGAATTTAAAGTTGCAAGAAGTCACGCGATTTTTTTCTCACAACTTCGTCCCGATCAGCGTTACACAAGGATGCTGAATCGTGCAAATGGTGTCTGATACACGATTCCAACTAACATAAAACGGAACGTAATTGCCGGTTTCTTCGATTCGTTAAAGTTTCGCATAACCGGTGTGATAAAAATGATAGATGAACCGCGTAGCTCGTTTGTTTTATGGTTATTTATATAGGTATCTCGAGACCGAAATACCTTAAACGCTACTTGTACCATGGACTTCGTCATAAAGATTGCCATGTATAGCATATTGATATATAGAGTTGGATTTACAACTTATGTTCAAGGAGGAAAGAAACAGAATTATGACatcaaataagaaaaaacgAGGGAAGCTAAGTATAGAAAAAGAGGATACTAAGAAACTGGGAAGAATTGTGTCGTTAGAATTTGGCtcaggaaaatattatttgggGTAGAATAAGAACTAAGAACTTGAAATAACGAGCCAATTTAACTATCATAATTACccttatttcataatttttattttgacgaaaagtaattttatttaacagcgAGACCAAATAAgtcatatttttaaagaatttgttCATATCGAGTAACGAACAAACAAAATCTCAAACAAGATAATGGACGATTTAGGGTATTAAATCCTGTCTTTTTCTTGCGTATGTTTCGCTAATATATCAATAAATCCAGTTTATTGTACAAGACAACGGTATTTGcttctaaaagaaaaaaaaaaaaagtgaaacgaTAAAGGAAATCGTGAAATTCGCCTTTGCCTGGTCGAGGCAAATTACGTGAAAATATCCATTGTTCTTCTGGTTGAACCTGAGGTCGAGGTTGAAGTCAAACAACGAGTTTCTCCgtctaaaaattattgttgTTGGCCAATTTCGCTTGGATCGTGTTTACGATTCAGTATCGGATAACACGCCATAAATTTTCATCATGGTGCGTATCGAAAAATGCCGGATTTCCCTTTTGTACGCTGAAAAATGAACAAACTTTTATCGAAACAGAATTAATACGATAATACATATAGGCAATGAAGGAAATTAGAGACAAGAATGGCACGACTGATATCACCGCGTTATTCAAAAGCCAGCAGTGAATGTCATGAAATGATTTCACGTTCGATCGGTTTTGTTTAGCGCAGAGTGaatgagaaatttttattacatttaaatcTACCCAATTTTTTCCGTTTATCCGTGTTACGTAAttgtatgaatttattatacagGATGTTCATGACGCTGCGGTGATCAGTGTTCGTGATCGTGTTCAGGAATTTATTGATTGTCATAGTCTGATAGAAAGGTgtcgtaaataaaaattcgtcaACATTGAAtcaataacgtcataaaataatttccaaaaaatatctttcaaaaatgtcgtgatgaaatttttgttgcgcgaaatattttaaaggcGTGCCTTGCtatattgaaattgaaaggACTATACGTATATCTACgtacgtattatatatataatattggcATTTTGTAGCCATTAGACAGCTGCGTATATGCATAAGCGAGGTATGAAATCTTGGTTCATTTAATTCGCATAATCGCTACAAGAATCTGAACAGTCTGCTACAagttacatttaattaattccttcAACTATTTTTCCATCGTTACCGTCACgattcatatacatatatacatagtatatgcattttaattactgctgaaaaattaatataacacGACTGGAATAccaaaattgttaaaatagaaattagtaCGCAAATTCGttgtttatatattacaaaaatgaagAAGGTGGATATAGGAAACTTACGTTGACTAATGAAGCATGATAAATGTAATAACAATGTACTAATATGTAATAACTTCTTTCGGCCTGTCCTTGTCTCGATAAAGTTCTTTAAAGagttattatacataacaaaaaaatgttaagaTGGCTGTTATTGTGCattacaaagaagaaaaatgcagGCTTTCTAGGAACAAAGAGTCCTTGACTTGCGCTCCGTATATCTACGTTCACGTCAGGACTATCTCTCAATAACGTAAACGTATccttgatatatatatatatttatttattttaattaatatttctgaattttAGAACATTCAGATCCTCCGTTACcagattttttacttttcgtgtTTTCAAACCTTCTACCTTCTCGAATTTTGGAACACGTGCAAATTCTTtacttttcaattaaaaatttcattttcaaagtgctcgatatttcaaatttccaacaTTTTTTTATCCTTACCGTAGCCTTTCAACTTACATTCCTATCTTTTGTTCCTTACGCGAGTATTACTGCACTCTGTTTCCGATTTCGTTCGGGGTAAATCGGCTTCCTTCCTCTAATTATTATCGTGGTGATCGGCCGGATTTCTCTCTGAAACGCGCTAATACAACTCGTTATGAAGAGAAAGCAAAATGTTCGAGTTGATCCATCAACGTCGATGAATCATTGAACGTCTTAATTATTCCTCGGGCTTTCGAGTTACATGGAACAAAGCCACGCTCGGATCCTTGCATAATCGTTCGACACGCGCGCGTAAATGGGAAAGGTAAAACAATAAGAGAAATGACAATGATTAGTGTGGGATATCATTGGCAAACGATTCATCTTTGATTTTATCCGATAATAGACTCGTTGAACGATTTGTAGATTTATCTTGTATGCGGTGACTTCGATGAATGGAACAAAATGACATCATAAACGgtattagaaaaattacgaaatttgtttataaGAATGAAGGTTATTATAAGAATGTGGAAACGATACGATTAATTATTCCAACTTTGAACAGTTGTTTAGCTATTCATATATCACGAAGGAATGGTGTATAGACAGGCGAATTAAGATCGTATCTCAGCAGTTAATTTGCGTATCTCTTGTCACGCGTTTCAAGGTACAGGAGCACTTTCCGTCGTACACGTCGAACGAATTAAATCATTAGATCTTCCAGTTAATTGTAATCTCCACGCAATAGTATTAAACGAGTGTAaactctatttttcttttcttgcgcacgatattactattattaataatattattgtcaTAAATGAAACGAGACAATCTCTCTTTCTCAAACGTTAGCAAAGAGTTATACGTCAcacgattgaaatatttagaacGACAAATAGTTctgttacatatattttacagaataactttcgtaagaaaagaaatcaaacGTTGTTCTAGACGTCGTAAATAATCCAATCTTCGTAAGTAACGTGATCTGAATGAGTTGGTAAACCTTGTcaagtaataaattatacgatTTTATTGACAATTTATTATCATATGTCTCTGTGATTAATCCACTTCTAAATACACGTTTCTCTATGCTGCATGATCGTTcctattttacataattatcGGCCTCGGCGTTTTCAACGTATATTAAAACTATCCCTGTACGCTCCCCTGTGGGAGGATCTGTATACCTAAATTCCTATGATAAATAAGACAACttaatcaattattaattattatatcaagGCTCGCAATGCGCACGGATAACGTTCATGTTCGAATTGGCCACTTCACCAACAACCATAACGCGTGTCCTTGTATTCAATTAGCGTTTAAAGAATCCATATAACATTCGTATTTAACGTTGAAACATTTCGACGTTTCATCTATACATCTCAATTACAGCTATACGAATAATTGCTCCGAGTTTCAACATTGTAGACAATACTTTTCCCCCTCTGTCTATGTATGGCCTCCACTTTTGCCCGAGGTTGAGTGCAGACTGTTCAAAGAAACGATCTAGAACAAGGGCAGTATCATTGCGCCATACAGCGTCCTTCTTTTCACCAAATCTTTACGATATTGTTTGAAAGTTGTTTAGATAAGATCGATTCTTCCTTCTcgtttttttatcattttagtCATCGTATACAGTTTACacaaagagagaagaaagagaaaggaagaaaaataaaaaaaacattttgcaTGTAATACGCTCGAGTTGAACGGCACCACGTGTTATTTTCGGATTATTATTCGTAATGTACGTGGATCAGCCGATAATATTCATATCGTAACGACGTGTTACCATCGTAAATATTACGCCGCGCAAGACCACACCTACGATGCAAGGCTAAGACTTCTATCTAGCTTCCACAATGCCGATTTATTTCGTCACATTCCACTAATTCCTATGCGTTTTCTTATCGGCCATTTCGACGATTCCCTGCAATTGTTTCGCTCGCTCCTGCGAAATCGTTTTATCTATAGATGATCAAGATTGAAATAACAATCTGATTAATTCAACTCTTATTTCATATACCAGCGATAATAATAACACTGGTAATTTCGAACATTAATTCGCTGAATCATCAGTGAAATAGTTACAATTTATATCGATCGTTAATCGCTAAGCACTTTTACGTTACGTGCTACTGTTCCTCCTCCTAAATCACCGGTCCACATAAAACAGGGATATGGTTTTAACGATATCCATCATAAACCCGTCGTTCTTGCCAGTGAAGTTCTCTCACGTGCTAGTAATTTATTATCCTCGATTTCATCCTATGTTTAGAGGCGTGACGAACCAACACATTCGCATTACATATTCCTACGATACACTAGAGAACAACGAAAGTGCACCGTTCAATGACAATATCACTTTAATAGAGAGACAAGGTTGAATTTGATTAGTCAAACGGAATCTACGACAGGTGCCATTTAATATCGCGCGATAAAAGGGAAACTGGAAAAGGGAAAGATACGAATAACAACGTACCATGTCGATCTTAATTGCTTTCACGTGTTTCCTTCTCTCATTCTTAAACGGCGTAACGTAGCTCGATGTCTTGGGAATTTTTCGGAAAAAATTTCCCTTATTCTTTGTCAACTTTTTCCTAAGATCTCGAATTATTTTCTGGTCACGTGGCCAACCTACTTTCCGAGCTCTTACGAGCTACGCGAGTTAAGTTATTCTAAAGTATACGACGCATTCATGAAGATTATTTGCCGGTTCAGTTtgacaaatgaaattaatcgaactgtttaacatattttatacacgTGTGAATTTTCCGAATGCACGCTTGCCTGAGATCGCAAACACGACAAGATCGAATAGCAATGTGCAGCAGTTATCGTACTTTTTTTcctaatgaaaaaaaaaaaaaaaaaagaagtgcTTCAAGTATGTACGGATCAAGGGCGAACAACAACATTATGCATATTTGATATCTGCATTTAATTTAAACGTATcggtatattataatattacgcgaatatttatttaatacgatatgaaaattaaagcgTCGCTTTACTATTGAAAGACTCACTGATGAACGTTGtggtttcaattatttttgattattataaaaattgtaatatcagCGGTATAGaagagaataatttaatgCAAGAAAACAGGTGGAGATCACACCTTCGGTAATTATCGACTCGTGGTTACGTGAATTGCGCACACCCATTGGCGTGTCGCGATTTTTTTCTCCGCGTATTAACAACGTATTAACAATTCAAATAAGATTGCCACAATATCACGTACCGGAGGCCTGCCTGGCTGGTGACCAATAAGATCATCGACTGTTAGAAAAATCATCGGCTGAATGCTTGTTAACTGTCCACCTTGGAGGAGTTATGGTTTCGGATGACGTTCGTTAGAAAATACATATCATTTTAAATTCCACCTGAACAGCAGAGAATCGATTCGCGTGGAGATCGTGTAATTACCGTTGTACACGAAGGGAAAGGTAATCCAAAGGTAAGTACAAGAGCCATCCTTGGAAAAGTATTGGGGATGATATAGAAACAGAAGGGAAATGAAAGAGAGATAAGAGGATTTCTTTATGGATTTCTTTTATTCCTGACTTTGTGTAATTAAGTTCTTCTGGTGGGGTTGAGACTCATCGTGTTATATCGAGGAtggacgaaaaaaaaaaaaaaaaaaaaaaaagaaagaaaagaaagcatCGTGCGATATTATCGtgcattattattaaattagttaTTTAATAAGCTTCGTCTGAATGATACAAAATATGTATTGCTTATTATTTcttaagagaaaaatatgttaattacgtttgaaaaactctataGAATATTCATTATAAATCTTTCTCGTATCTGAACGTTCCTTTGCAACGAAGTAAAATAAACAACGCTCGAAGCAAAAATATGCAGAAGAGATAttgaaacgtataaagtagcttaattaaatatggaaaaacgttggaaaaacaatataaattatttagcgTTATATGGTTAAAATACCAgaatagtatattatataacaaaataatgtaatttatgatttattaatattttgaatgaaatataatttaatatatgaccttaaaatttatttttcctttataGCGCTTTAGTCTTGTATCtggatatataaaatacagaaaataacggaaaattataatctttttaccaatttataagaatgaaatattcaaataattgcAACGCGCCAtctggcgtattactatgcaaCTCTTTTGATCGTAGATACCAACTGAGGTTATAACATAGCAAATCTTTTTGATTTTCGATTTTATTGGTACATGTAGATAGAGTTACTATTCTATATAGTTTCTAGCCTCTAACTCTCTTAGAGAGAGAGTGTCTTCTCTAATAATATGAACTAGTATGAAGTAATCATCTCGTGGTTGGGGGAGTACACTGTACACAACACCACGCGTCATATATGGTCAGATGTTCGATTATACTTAATGTAATGcaataaaatcattatattCAACATTGTGTGTTATTTTGTAAACTGGTGTACGCCGCAGATTTCGAATCTCGTTACTAATCCGCCTACTAAGTACAGCGAAGTAATGTGTAGTTTTTGTGTCAGCGTTGCTTGTGTGTGGAATTATGGTTATATTTAGTATATGACGACTACGGTGTTTTGAAGCACGGAGCACTGCCACTCCTtccgttataatatttttacaatttttttattttatttgtaagtGAAAAAAATGGAAGATATATTTCAATGGTGTCGCGAAGGAAATGCCATGCAAGTACGTGTTTGGCTAGATGACACCGAACATGACATGAATCAAGGGTAAATATAGGAAAATTCCATTTTCCGAGAAGCACCGTCTCCTGTTctcgtttttttattattcttttttataaccATTATTCTTCTCTGTTTTCTTTAATACCGGTCTTTCGAatgtatttttgttgttgtttaaAGTTTTTTATCTGGAtcgatctttttaattataataatagcaatttaaaaaatatatattggtTTTTCTAATCCTTGTTATCATCCCATTGTATccgtttttatatttcttatttatttaattatattaaattgtaacaTTAATCTGATTTCATTTATGATTTCATATTCTATGTATAGCGATGATCATGGGTTCAGTCCACTCCATTGGTGTTGCAAAGAGGGACACTTGAAATTGGCCGAGTTGTTAGTTAGCAGAGGAGCACGTATTAATGCAACTAACAGAGGTGATGATACTCCTCTTCATCTTGCTTCTGCCCACGGGCACAAAGAAATAGTTCAATTGGTAAGCCAAATATAATTGATTGTATGTTAAAATGATGAGATAGAAATATACtcacatattgaaaaattttgtaacGTAAAGAAACAATCAATGCTGGAGAGTCAAGtgcagaaaaaattaaaataatcatgtttctttatttttaagaatttaatggaatttatttttatagttacTTAGGAATCGAGCAGATGTCAATGTCACAAACGAGCATGGTAACACTGCCCTTCATTATGCGTGCTTTTGGGGTGATCAAGCAGTTGCCGAAGAACTGGTAACTGCTGGTGCTTTGGTATCAATTGCAAACAAGGATGGTGATACTCCGTTAGATAAAGCACGAGGCCATTTGGCCAAAAGATTACACGGTACTTAATAATTGATAAGGAGTTATTGATATATGATACATTGTTTGGAGATTTGTAATATATGAACTGTTGTACTACCAAATTGATTTTTTAGATTTAGCTGTAGAATATGGACAGGACTTAAAAAAGATTCAGTTTAAAGATCAAAGCTGGCTAGGTTTGAAAACTAGAAGTCGTGAGTAACATTGTATTATACGTATTCTATTATACTTAAGAATTCTAATTAGTAACTGTTAATTACTAATGTCTAGTTATATCATTTAGGTGATGCAACGCTATCAAGGCACAAAGGAATAAACATGGCAGATCTTTCTCTGCATACTCATTTAGCTAGTACGCCAAGTGGTGAAACATGGCGTGGGCGTTGGCAAAACAATGACATTGTGgcaaaaattttgaatatacgTGAGTGTACGGCTCGAATTTCAAGAGACTTTAACGAAGAATTCccaaaattaagaattttttcaCATCCCAATGTACTACCTGTACTTGGTTGTGTCAATCAACCACCGCAATTAGCAACTGTCTCGCAATATATGGCACGTGGGAGTTTGCATAGGCTTTTACATGGAGGTACAGGCGTCGTTGTCGACACTGCCCGTGCACTTAGACTTGCCCTCGATGTCGCGAGAGCTATGGCATTTCTTCATGGGCTCGAAAGGCAAAATAGATGTAGATTTCACCTTAATAGTAAACATATTATGGTATTTTCATTTGTCtttataatgatataatattattatgtaagAGTTTCGGTAATgaatatattcgatattcgtATAGATTGATGAAGATTTAACAGCTCGCGTGAACATGGCGGattcgaaattttcatttcaagaGGTGGGTCGAATCTACGAACCAGCGTGGATGTCTCCGGAAGCATTAAGTAAACGTCCGGCGGATATAAATCTCGAGGCCAGTGATATGTGGAGTTTTGCCGTCCTGTTATGGGAACTTGCGACAAGAGAAGTTCCATTTGCAGATCTTTCGCCGATGGAATGTGGCATGAAAGTTCGTTAAGATTTGTACATCGTTCATTTAACATAAGTCGGTAATTTAGtgattatattcattttttgtgTATTTGTTGTAGATCGCACTAGAGGATTTACGTGTCAGTATACCTCCAGGAATTTCACCGCATCTTGCTAAGCTTATTAGAATTTGTATGAACGAAGATCCAGGGAAACGCCCGTCTTTTGATATGGTCGTTCCTATACTCGATAAAATGAAACGCTaatttttgatataatttttctgtGCATTGTAAGAATCGTGGCTTTCGTCCAAACATGTGTTTCATTGCGAATGCGATTAATCAAAGATTGTTGCAAATTAGTTTACTTAATGATTCGTTTGGATTCGTGATAAAGTAAATCGAAGCAAAAAGAGCGATTCTCATTTGAATTGCGAAGAAGCACATAGTTATACTTGACGAAATGTTTCGAAAAACTGTACCTGCTAATCGGTATCAGTATATAGaacaaaaattcttaaaaaaaaattattattattcagttGTAAAACCGGCGTTCTTGTAAGAATATCACTACTACTAAATCTTTTCGATACAAATTGTTTTCTATCGAATACATTCTTTACCAGTgaaactattattatttttattattatttttcgacGCTTTTCGCAATGAACACAATTTAgcagaaaaatattcgaatatttttgataaactGGTAAATAGTTTTAGAAATGGACACTCGCTAAACGAAGTGTCATTTGTATGAGTTATTCGTTATTGTTTTCTTGTCGATAGATTTTAATAGAGATAATCGAAGTTGGTTGATGAAAGATAATCTTTATTAACTATTATAAGCTAGAAATCTTTTGGGCAAAATTTGTACgataattaaatgataaaaaatacatattaatttatatttgacgAAACATACTGAATTCTTCGAAAGGTAAAGTTCCCGAATAGTTGTATCCTCGCCGGTATCTATGCTCTTGAAGTATATTGTCAGATCACCATTCTAAACAATCTTTtctcatatatacatatatagggTAGTCGGTTTCACTTTACGAGTTACACATAAAAGTATGTTTGGCATCATATATGTACTTTGCttccatattttatacaaaattgaaggttagatataataattattgtttgtACATGCGCATGTGTgttcaaattataattatgcTGATTCAGTTGCGCTATTCATTATTGATAATGTCCATCCGGACCGCCAGCAGTTAAATACTCCTTCACATATGGAATTTAGTTATTggtatttttattagttttattgTTGTTTGTGTCACCATAAAGATACTAAAACAGTGCAATTAAAATTCAGGAGGAGATTACACATCGACATAGTAAGTTTCATACGGTATATATAATACCAAATGTactttaacgtataattagaaaattaaaaccgACCACCCGTTGTATGCAtacgaaaaattcatttaaaatggTGATCTTGACAATAGGGTTTAAGGGCATCAGAATCTGTGAAGTGGCAACATGGCCCTTCGAAAAATTCGTAGcaaaatttagaaaagatCTGAAAATGTCAAAATAAGGAATATATGCATCGacttttttaataacttcttACTATTTACTAGATAActtttgatataatttttcttatatcgttaattaaaaacCATTTTCATTCCCAAAGAAACCTAATTAAACGTAATCAAATTGCACTTGCTAATTACATTAGGAAATGCAGCCTCAACTGATCTGcctttattaaaataactaaattatattttttatacaatcgtatttaaagaaataatgtgCCTACGAAAATCTTCCACAATATTTGTTCATATATAGTGAGCAAGTTTATTGTTGTctgttatttatacaattttcatgTATTCCTATTGTCTATAATCATATTCACATTTTCCAAATAGATATTAACCCGTCtttttatacatgtataatatgatcgattttataatatcgttaattCTGTTGATACATTCTGGTGCACGgaatgttaattataattaatacttgATGTGACTATTACTTTTTCTATCATCTCACTCTGAATATGGCCATTTTATAACCTGATATATTGTatcttaaaatgaaaataaataaaactctgTAATACATAAATAGTGACTAaagatatttacaatatattttcttatatttcggATATGATTTATTTGTTGAAGTAAATAACTAAACTGAATAATAAGTTTCTTTCTCAATTTATCGTCGGTATGGTGGAGAGAAAGTTAGATTCGCATACATATTATGTTTTATGCGGACAAAGTCCATTTAGCTGGTATGCTAAGTGCTGAAACATTGGcaaaaatctatatatataatttagttaataatttaattatatttataatttaatatataattttgataagtATCGCTGTTTGTGGATATATCTTAgtcaatttttaatcaatattGTGATAAACAGTGTTCAAATATACTTTAAGGTGCAACTTTTGATAGCAGACA
It includes:
- the Ilk gene encoding integrin linked kinase; its protein translation is MEDIFQWCREGNAMQVRVWLDDTEHDMNQGDDHGFSPLHWCCKEGHLKLAELLVSRGARINATNRGDDTPLHLASAHGHKEIVQLLLRNRADVNVTNEHGNTALHYACFWGDQAVAEELVTAGALVSIANKDGDTPLDKARGHLAKRLHDLAVEYGQDLKKIQFKDQSWLGLKTRSRDATLSRHKGINMADLSLHTHLASTPSGETWRGRWQNNDIVAKILNIRECTARISRDFNEEFPKLRIFSHPNVLPVLGCVNQPPQLATVSQYMARGSLHRLLHGGTGVVVDTARALRLALDVARAMAFLHGLERQNRCRFHLNSKHIMIDEDLTARVNMADSKFSFQEVGRIYEPAWMSPEALSKRPADINLEASDMWSFAVLLWELATREVPFADLSPMECGMKIALEDLRVSIPPGISPHLAKLIRICMNEDPGKRPSFDMVVPILDKMKR